A region from the Hippopotamus amphibius kiboko isolate mHipAmp2 chromosome 15, mHipAmp2.hap2, whole genome shotgun sequence genome encodes:
- the LOC130836287 gene encoding olfactory receptor 7A17-like translates to MASSNITGISEFLLMGFSEKTKFQPLIFGLFLCIYLITVFGNLLIILAVSSNSHLHTPMYFFLSNLSFVDICFISTTIPKMLWNIQTQSKVITYEGCITQLYFFTLFAVLDIFLLTMMAYDRFVAICHPLHYMVIMSLQLCGLLVLVSWIISVLHSLLESIMLSQLSFCTVLEIPHFFCELNLLIQLASSDTFLNKVVMYFIPLFLAGGSLIGILYSYSKIVSSIWGISSVQGKYKAFSTCASHLSVVFLFYCTGIGVYLSTAATHSSHSSAAVSVMYTVVTPMLNPFIYCLRNRDLKKALKVLFGKESIKESIALGLKKCP, encoded by the coding sequence ATGGCATCAAGTAACATAACAGgaatttcagaatttcttcttaTGGGATtctcagaaaaaacaaaattccagCCTCTCATCTTTGGGCTTTTCCTCTGCATAtacctgatcactgtgtttgggaacctgctcatcatcctggccgTCAGCTCaaactcccacctccacacccccatgtacttcttcctctccaacctgtcctttgtagacatctgtttcatctccaccaccatcccaaagatgctgtggaACATCCAGACACAGAGCAAAGTTATAACCTATGAAGGCTGCATCACTCAGTTGTATTTTTTCACACTCTTTGCAGTATTGGACATCTTTCTCTTGACcatgatggcctatgaccgctttgtggccatctgtcaccccctGCACTACATGGTCATCATGAGCCTCCAGCTGTGTGGACTCCTGGTTCTGGTTAGCTGGATCATAAGTGTCCTGCATTCCTTGCTCGAAAGCATTATGTTGTCACAACTGTCCTTCTGTACAGTCTTAGAAATTCcacactttttctgtgaactcaatCTGTTGATCCAACTTGCCAGTTCTGACACCTTTCTCAATAAAGTGGTGATGTATTTTATACCTCTGTTTCTGGCTGGTGGTTCCCTCATTGGCATCCTTTACTCTTACTCTAAGATTGTTTCCTCCATATGGGGAATCTCATCAGTTCAAGGGAAGTATAAAGCGttttccacctgtgcatctcacctctcagttgttttcttattttattgtacagGTATAGGAGTATACCTTAGCACTGCTGCTACccacagctcacactcaagtGCAGCAGTTTCGGTAATGTACACcgtggtcacacccatgctgaaccccttcatctactgTCTGAGAAATAGAGACTTAAAGAAGGCTCTGAAAGTGCTCTTTGGAAAGGAATCTATAAAAGAATCTATTGCCCTAGGGCTTAAGAAGTGCCCGTAA